TACTATGTAGATTATGTAAGTAGGGCTCAACACTAGAAGAATATTCTTTTTAAGAATTCCACAATGATCTAGGACTCCAGCAAATCCTACCTGTGAGCTGTAGATCCTAGTGGCTGAAAGTATAGGCTTCAAAGTAGATCATCAGAATCCTGCAGCTGCTACTCATTATCTGTGCGAACTTGGGAAAGCTattgaacctctctgtgcctcagttctctTACCCGTAACATGGAAATAATGGCATTTCGCTCATACGGATGAAACGAGATGCCACAAGTAAGGGCGGCAGAAGTCATGCCAGTTATAAATGCTAACTCATTGCTATCtcattatttataatttccatttttatggtcAGAAGTCTGGGCCTAGAAAGGGTAAACTTCAATACACTGAAGCTGCTGGAGAGTGAAAAATTAGAGataattctcttttatttatttccccgATACTGGTTATGTTAGAATTTGGGATTTACTCCAATGCCTCTCCTATAAAATAgcagtgcttttttaaaaataacattttggtgATTTATGGCTCTTTCCATAATCATTATAGTAATCAACTTATTCTAGACTCTGGACTGAGaattacctcattttattttcaatacaCTCCTAGGAGATTTTCTTTTCACTCCTATTGAtaggtgaggaaacaggcttaGAGAAGTTCAGTGAGTCCCTTGAGGTGACACAGCTAAGACTGTCAGAGTAAGAATTTGAACCTACATTCATCCAAATCAAAGTGCCTGCATATAGCATTAGAAAATAGTTCTACGACTTGTTTTTAAATGCTCCCCAAATTCCCTGGGTTAAAAAAGGAATTTTGTAaaaaaacatatgtgtgtatatatatgtctctaCTCCAAGTCCATTCTCCataatctataattttttaaaaacacacttctTAAGTAGAAAAGGGCTGAAAGCTGTGCTTAGTGCATAACTTCTGAATCCTCGTTGAGTGTGGTGTTCTCTTGGCCAACATCTAGGGCAAAGGTTAGCTTGGACAGAGTTTGTGGTGTTTGTGGCATTCTTTTCTGGGCAATAGCCACGAAAACTACTCTAGGAATGTTATTGGAATTAGGATCTGCACCATCGCACTGTCCtgagataattttttaacatataatGTGCTATCTTTGTGCTTAGATAGATAACGCAGACCTGTCAAATTACACGCACAAAGCTATATTCAaagttccttccttctttccagaaAGAGTTTTTTCTTTCAGGTTCCCTGGGGATCAGGACTTACTCATCAATATGTGCTCTGGAGGCACAGAGCTATGCCTTCATATTGTTCACGTTTGGGGCGGAATAAACCTCTGTTTTATGTTAACCAAACGATGTAAGGTTACCAgagatttttttaatctgtagtCGTGATAATTTCATCTTTTAACATTTAACTCAGACATTGGTTTtccagaagccttccctgatttccCTTTGCCGGGTAAGATACCCAAACTCTGTGCTCTCATACCTAGTATTGAAATGGTAGTTTAAAAATCCTGTCACCCTTTCCTTACTGTGCTTGCAGACAGGGATCATGTTTTATTTCAGGCTGATATTCGGTCCACATGCATCACAGGGAGTCATCGCAGGATCATTATGATCATTGGGCATTTAGATATTCCAGTTGGTTGGTGCAGGTGTAGATCAGTCATTTAATACTCAATCCCACCTCCAGCTTTATTCCAATACTCAGCATAATAATAACATCTTGCACATGGTAGGTACTCAGCAAGTGCACATTGACTTAATGACTAATTTACTGCTTGGATAAATGACCATCTGATTGACAATTGGATATGTCACTAACGGCATACATTATAATGCTCTATTCTGAGTAAGCAAGAACCTTTGATCATTACAGATCACAATGATACTAATGCTCTACAAGGAAGTATTAGCCCTTGCCTCTAGATGCCCTCAACGAACCAGGCTTTATGAGGTCTTCATATGACTCCATCAAGACCACTACTGTCTTTGGTCTTGATCTTGTCCCAGTACAAACATAATGGTAACCACAGCATAAAGATCAAGCTAAATGGTCTCTGGGAACTCTGTATTTGGAGTAGTAGAGCCCTTACCTGTCTCTGTTGTTGGGAGACTTGGTATCCCATTCCTGCAATGGGCTGATTCTGCATTTGCTGAAGTAGGAGCTTTTGCTGAAGTGGCAAAGGTGACCTTAGCAAAGGCTGGCTTGGTAGAGATTGGGCAGGCTGAGAAGAtggttgttgctgctgctgctgctgttgctgctgttgttgctgttgttgttgctgctgctgctgctgttgttgttgctgctgctgctgctgttgggcTGAGATTGAGctctgctgctgttgctgttgttgagcTGAAATTGAACtctgctgttgctgttgctgttgctgctgctgctgttgttgctgctgctgctgctgctgttgctgctgttgctgttggGTGTAGTGTAGGAGAGAAGGCTTGTTCTGGGAAGGCAAAACAGAAGGCATCTGCTGGTTCGCTTGATCTGagttaaaatgaaacaaaggctTGGTGTTGCCCTGACGGGGCTCCATGGCTGAGTGCGGGTTGTTAATAAAACTTCGACTGAGATCCTGAGGCTTTTGCTGCATGAGGACATCTAGGTGCCCACCCTGGGCTGAGGGGCCGGCCTTGTACATGTAGTTAGCCATTGCTTTCGACTGGCCGCTGCCGCCAGCTACCCCAGACATGGGGGAGCTCTGTGGGCTGAATGTCTGCTGACCAAAAGAAGGGCTGGGGATTTTCTCCTGCCCAAATGGACCTGGTGATGGTCCAGCAGAAGAGGGCAAGGCTGACCAGTTGGTAGGCTGGTGCTGCTGCTGGTGCTGCTGCATCCGGGCATGCTGCTGACGATTAGCAGCTATCTGTTTGAGCTGCTGGGCATGGGATACTTCCTGCCAGCTTGGCAAGGCCCGGCTTGCTCCTGACCCTGTCTGAGGCTGAGCCTGGCTCTGAGGGACTGAAGGGATTGGAGACGAAGTGGAGAGGGCAGAGTTGGCCATGGAGAATGTGGGGCCAGCTGATGGGGGCCTCAGCTGAGGAGAGCCTGAGGGGCCCTGAGTCAAGCCCGGTGAGTATTCACTTTTGATCACTATTTTCTCCATGGGTAAGGAGGGCCTAGGTGTGCTCCTCTGGCTTTGCTGACCCAAGTCAATGTTAAATGGGTCATCCTGCTTTATGGTGGCATTGATCATGTTCTCCAGTTCAAGGTCACTCATGGGAGGCACAGATATGTTGGTCAGTTCATTGAACAGTTCCTGCAGCTCAGGATCCATCAGTTGTTCTCCAGGGTCGTCTCCGTACCTATTAGGAAAAATATTCTCTTGGGTCATTTGGCCATCCATGTGCTTACTGCAAGACAGAGTCTCTCCTGGCTCCTTCTTTACCTCCTTTAAGCCCATGTTAAACAGGCCATTGCCAGGAGAATGTGTATGGGATGGCAGAGTGTTAGTCTTTCGCAGGGGTGCTTGGCTCATAGGCAAGGTCCCTGACATAATCTGACTTTGTCCATTGTTTATTTGGAGGCCACCTTGTCCTGCAGAGAGATTCTCCCCAACACGAATTCTTTTGATATCAAGAAATGAGTTGTCCACAAAGCCATTGGGACGCTTGCTGTTGGCAGGAGATAGGTTAACTACCTGTTTTCTTTTCAAGGAACCCTGGAGCTGAAAGACAGAAgggaataaagaggaaaaataagaaatatgaatCCAATTATGCTTCTCATAAAAAGTGatgtgatatttaaatgtttcttctaGTTACACACaagattcagttttttaaaaaaaaatggcacagAGGGAGCACAAATGAAGCACAACCTGGATTATAATAAAACTCTCAGTAGcacaaacacaacaaaataaaatatttctagaggAGCAGGTCAATTAGGTTAGAGATCAGTGGTTCCCATGAGTGGTTCATAGATCAATGGATACAGATTCCTTCAAATATCATAAGAAGTTATTCACAGTACCTAAGATTAAAGCATTGTTATTTTCTGGAGCAAGCCAAAATAttccacatgcatgcacacacaactCCTCGCAGCTACAGATGATCAGAGTGTGCACAATTTTAAGCAAGATAGAAAACACTCACAAGTCTAAAGCTGGGAACAAatctctagtttctttttttttcaaagacccAACCCCTTCATCACTATTATCCTCTAAGTAAGTAATTAGAATAGTTCTCAGGCCTAAGGAGATATGCTATTATTGTTCATCTACTTTTCTTCCTATAACTCCACTGCTTTGCATCCAAGCCTATGTAGCAACCTTATGTGGACACACAAAAGTCATGAGATGATCATTCCTCATATGAGATACTTTAAGCACTGATTTTCCTGGGAAttcatttcttctgtttcctgTAACTAAATCTCGTTACCAAAATGAAAGTGTTAATTGCTTAGGCTCTGGAAGGAGACTAAACTGAGCTCAAGTGCCAATTCTGTCACTGTGTGCTATGTGACCTCAGCAACTtacctgagcctcaattttctcatctagaaaatggggaCAATAGCACTTAACTCACAGGAAGggatgagataatgcatataaaagtttAGAAAGTGCCTGTTATAGTAACAACTCAATAAACAACAATTTGTAGAAAAAGTATGGCTTACTACATGCTGAAAGGGGAGCTTGTCTAAACAGCAACATGTTTAAGTTTTTTGTGACTGTTAAAGTACTTCATTCACAACCTAGCAATCAGATTATACTTTATGAGCCTTAAAATTTACAGAGAAAGGCTTAAGGGCCATATAAGCAcactaataaattaaaaaagaaacataaagcaTTCATCATTCGTCCTCATATCCTTGTTGATTTGTCTCTGAGGTGAGAGACCATATCTACCAAAGTGTGGCTTTCCCAGTGCTGCAGacccactgaaattattcaatGTTTTCTCAGCATAACTGTAAAATACCTGAGGCAAGAAAACATTTCCTAGATAGAAAATTCTATCACTTCTCCTATCTTCTCTTCTCACTTATGGCTGCTCTCTCACCTGCCTGAAGATTTCTAGGTAGACTaatcaagaaaaggaaattaacataactgagtatatattacatatcaaaCACTTGAATATGGTTACCTTATTTCCCTTAATCTGCACAACAATCCCATTAGAAAGGTATTATTACccttaatttataaataaggaaagcGATACTCAGAGAGACTAAGTAActagcccagggtcacacagctagcaagtgggCTTTAACTCAAAGTTTGTGTGGTTCTAAAGCATATGTCATTTACACTCTAACATGCTCTAATTAGTTTGTTCAGGGCCAGGATCAACCTAGCATAAAGGGGCCAGGGGCAGTAACTACAGAGACATCCTAGATTTCAGGTAAAATGATGAGGAATATGGGAATGGCCAGGATGCAGTATAGAGCTGAGTGGGAAAAATCTGCTTTTTGTCATCTGGCTCATCAATACTTGTTTCAATCATCCcttatttgtagtttttctcactcacaggtggtaAATAGTTATGGTGAATGTGTCATGTTGGTACAACAGATTATAACCTTATATCATTGCTGACTGGTAATCAGAGAAAGGAACCTGACCCAAGGCAGGGCAATTACTCCCTTCCATGGGAATTTTGGATTTGGAGAAAGTGAGACCAGGCTCCCTTTAGGTGGCTGTATCTACAGAACTTGTGAGCTGTTGTTCCATTGTGTAAACTAGAGCCATAGAGGAAGCAAATctgtagaaagagagaaaaatgaagcagaggaGAGACACGTTTTAATACCATTCGGGGGCTTGTTTCCAATCCCAGGTCAGCTCTGCTTGTTTTCTTTGATACATTATGGAATCTTTATAATGAATTTCCCTATTGCTTAAGCTAATACAAATTGGGCATCTGTTACTTTCAACAAAGAGTTCTAACCAAGTTGCCTGAGACTTCGCATTTAGTGATGAACAATTTGCAGCAAGGGGCTAGGCATGCTTTGTACCTGGGTGTGAAGCTTCCCCTCTCCCCGCATCTCTGCTGTCTCTGCATGATTTGCTGACTCCTAATCTTGTCCACTCACTGGTGTAGACATCATCACAGAACGTGGTCAGCTATCACCACATCCAGCAGAAACTCAGAGTTACCACTGTCTATCCTCATGGGGTCAGGAAGAACACAGACCAGAGAGAGTCAGCCATGTTGcttctgatttatttcagcatAAATTGCATTTTGAAGGTTCTTTCACAACTAGGAAAGAACAAACAAAGGAGTACATTCTTTTTCCAAATTTGGGTTATCACCTTTGATTTATTTTCCACTGCTTTGAAAAAACCTGTTCAGCCAGATTCTCTCACTGCTCTGGCCACTCCCTGGGCAGTGCAGTATGCGCTCTGGGAAACAGCACTCACACTTTCTTTAGGCTATGAGGAGTGTAGAGACAGTAATAGAATTAGTGATAATTGTATAATAATGAGTCATTTATTGAAGGTCTGCATGTGAGACATCGTACTAAGCACTTTTTGTGGATAATCTTATTTAACTCTCACAACTCTCAGAATCTTCACAACTCTATAAAGTTGATATTATTTCTTCCCCTCCCCGATTTTGCGGATGAGAAAACAGGTTTAgaggttgagtatcttttcaaaGGACAGACAGAGTAAGCAATGAAGCCAGGAATCAAACCACACATTCCCACTGCACAGCCTGTGCTCTGTAGTAAGTGACACCCTAGGCCCTGACAGAGGTAAATGGTACCTACACCTGTGTCTTCAGGAAGCCAGGGATCTCGTCCCGATTCTTCCATTAATTTGTTTTGTTACTTTAGGGAAAATACTCATCTTTTCTGGGCCAcagttttcttctcctttataAATGGGATTATCTCTGAGATCATTATCCTGCCCAAAGCCAGAAAATAACAAGCACTAAAGGAGGGAAGTTTGTGTTCCAGGCACTATGTGTGGTGGTGTAAGGTCACCACCAAGCACAGCTGGAGGGATTCCTTAAGATGGGGGACAGAAGAAGTCATGTGTGATTCCATTAGGATAAAAGACACCCATCAAAACTTCACTGGGCATGATACTTTACCAAGAGAATTTTGGGGATAGGCTGTGCCCTGCCTTCTAGAAGTTTTTAATCTAGTTATATCACTGAGGCCCACTGAATGCCTACATGCAGTAGGCACCAAGCTACTGGCACCAGCACCATACAATCTAAATGATTCTCAAGGACCACTTTTTGCTTTGAAATATCTCCTTTGCTGGACTAAAATTCTTTCATTAGATACATGGTTTGAATTATGGTATAGAGTCTCTCAAGATGCAAATACTCCAGAAGCAACAGAGGAGGAAAACAGTCAATAATACCTCAAGGACAAATAGCTTATGAGAAAATTCAAAGCCAACTTACCAGAACAAGAATAAAGCTCTAAGGGAACAAGACCTAACCAGGGGAATGGTAGAGAATAAAGGCAAGGGTTTAAATAGAGAAGGATGGGGGCAGGACTATGGGAGTTGGGAGCTCCACACTGTGGACCTTTTGGGTGgctggaagaaaagagaagggagaaaggagaagtATTAGGGTAGTAATGTCCTGAGGGGCTGCAGGGCCTGAATCTTCCAGAAAACAGTTAATGATACTGGAAAGGTAAAGGGAAGGATCTCCAAAACAAATCTTTCACCCAAGGGCTGACCTACCCATTAGGCATGGGACACACAGTGCCCAGGGCTCACAACAGTTAtagaacagaaggaaaaaaataagattttaggtTAAAGAACTGtttcaatatatattaatttatctttttgcCAACACggtcataaaatataatttttaatattttttaaggaataaGGGGCTTCAAAGGCAAGAGTACCTATGTTCTATGAAAGCCTCTCACCTCTTAACTATTGTGTACTGAATGCTTATTCTAGACAGGCACTCTGTGGCGTAAGTCCTTGTTTAATCTCATGGCTCTCTGAGGCTTGTGTTCTTATATACCCATTTCATAAGTGAAAAAATTGAGGTTCCTGACATTAAGATTACACAGTAAAGATATGGAGGCAGGATGCCAGCCCAGACATGTCTCGTTCCAAAGTCCTAATTCTGAACCACTAGCCATACTGCTGTCTTCCCTTTCGGCCTCTACCTTGCCAAATGCTGACAGTGTGCTGGACACAGATAGCCCAGACAGCCAAGACAAAAGGCCAATAGAATGAAGATGCCTTGTGAGCACAGGGCAGGTGTAAAGGCATTCGGGACACAGGGGGTTGGATGGCAAGGAAAGAATGATGACATCACTGGTGGGAGGTTGATGGTGAAAGTTCAGGCCATCACTCCTGAGGCTCCAATATaggagaggaaagagacaaaGGTCATTCGGTCAGTCAAAAAGATTTACTAAGCACCAGAGAGAGTTCTGAACCATATCCTATCAAATCATCCCTGGCATGAGGGAAAATATGCAGATGATTAAGCCAGCAGCAGGATGTAAAGGCTTCCAATCAGCACTACACTCAATCTTTGCACTTTTTCCACTACCTAGGTGGGTGagaagcattttttattttgcatgatAAATCTGTGCCCCACAATTATGTTTAATTCATGAGACTGTGCATTTAATATCACCCTTTCACTGGCCATCCGAGGAAGGGGCTTGTTTTGGgaatgattttcaacaagggaaGTCCAGTctggtttgcagatgacacaGAAATCACTGTACTTTCTTTTGCTGAGATCCAGCAAACTGTTTCTTTTCACTCCCGTCCTTGTTCTCATTCTTCCATTTGGACACCTAGATGCTATTTGAGGCCTGCGGTCTCTGCTGGGGAAAGGCATAGGCCTGTCCGGGGCAGGGTTCCAGACACAGTAGCCTGCCTGCCCCAACAGCTGGGGTTGAAGGTATGAGAACGCCTAGGAACAAGGAAAATCCAGCACAGCAGAACTGGGGCTGGGGTCCTCAGTAAACTGCTCTTTTTAAGTAGCTATGCTTCACTTTTCCAAAAGACTTGAAACATAAACTTTCTGGAGGGATTTGAAAATGCCATTATTGCACAATCCTCTGGTTTCTGTTTcttcccctgcccccatccctttccacaaaataaatgcattcttTGTCTCCGGTGCTGCCCTAGAAACAGGGAATGTGCCACACAAAGGTAACAATTCAGTCCATAGGTCACTTTTTTTCACCCCAAGTAGACTTCTGTCTTTCTCAACCAGGCATAAACACAAGAACCAAATCTGCCACTGCCTACATACTCAAGGGAATATCTTGGTTCCATCATCTGTAAACTTTCCTCGGGCTATTTTACTCATGGCTGATTAGAGATAGGACTGGGGATAGATAACATTAGAAAGAGACCAATTCGAAAGCTAATATATGACTCTTGATTTGATTCTTGAAGTAAAAATGTTTAGGATCCAGGAATAGTAAATTCTAGCTCCTCAAGTACTTGGAGGTGAGAGTAATTCCTTTCTGCCTTTCCAGTCCTAGCACAAAATAGGATTGTCAGGCTTTttactaaaaacagaaagaatcttCACTTCTTATTTGGCCCTATCAAGATCTGAGCTTCCTTGTATTACTAGATATTATTTTATGGCCACACAGTAATTAGGTTTGCCCAACCAGATTTTAAGCTCTTTGAGGGTGGGCATTCATTGCCTTATACTTCGCCAAGTTTCTTTCAGTACCTACCACAATGCTGGGCATATTCTAGGTGTTTTAATAATTATTCGTTGACCTCAGTGCCTGGGAAACGGGATCCTTCTAACTATTGAGTGGGAGCAGTAAAACAATGCTAAAAAGGAGGTTGTGGGTTGTGGGGAATATTTTCATACCAAATTCACAAGCAAATTAATGGTTCCACCAGAATTTTGCTTCAGTGATTATTTaccttttgtttttacttttttaaagacatttttatacattttttagtagagatgcagtactgccatgttgcccaggc
This genomic window from Pan troglodytes isolate AG18354 chromosome 9, NHGRI_mPanTro3-v2.0_pri, whole genome shotgun sequence contains:
- the MAML2 gene encoding mastermind-like protein 2 isoform X2, with the protein product MSGTLPMSQAPLRKTNTLPSHTHSPGNGLFNMGLKEVKKEPGETLSCSKHMDGQMTQENIFPNRYGDDPGEQLMDPELQELFNELTNISVPPMSDLELENMINATIKQDDPFNIDLGQQSQRSTPRPSLPMEKIVIKSEYSPGLTQGPSGSPQLRPPSAGPTFSMANSALSTSSPIPSVPQSQAQPQTGSGASRALPSWQEVSHAQQLKQIAANRQQHARMQQHQQQHQPTNWSALPSSAGPSPGPFGQEKIPSPSFGQQTFSPQSSPMSGVAGGSGQSKAMANYMYKAGPSAQGGHLDVLMQQKPQDLSRSFINNPHSAMEPRQGNTKPLFHFNSDQANQQMPSVLPSQNKPSLLHYTQQQQQQQQQQQQQQQQQQQQQQQQQSSISAQQQQQQQSSISAQQQQQQQQQQQQQQQQQQQQQQQQQQQQQQPSSQPAQSLPSQPLLRSPLPLQQKLLLQQMQNQPIAGMGYQVSQQQRQDQHSVVGQNTGPSPSPNPCSNPNTGSGYMNSQQSLLNQQLLGKKQTLQRQIMEQKQQLLLQQQMLADAEKIAPQDQINRHLSRPPPDYKDQRRNVGNMQPTAQYSGGSSTISLNSNQALANPVSTHTILTPNSSLLSTSHGTRMPSLSTAVQNMGMYGNLPCNQPNTYSVTSGMNQLTQQRNPKQLLANQNNPMMPRPPTLGLSNNNNVATFGAGSVGNSQQLRPNLTHSMASMPPQRTSNVMITSNTTAPNWASQEGTSKQQEALTSAGVRFPTGTPAAYTPNQSLQQAVGSQQFSQRAVAPPNQLTPAVQMRPMNQMSQTLNGQTMGPLRGLNLRPNQLSTQILPNLNQSGTGLNQSRTGINQPPSLTPSNFPSPNQSSRAFQGADHSSDLAFDFLSQQTDNMGPALNSDADFIDSLLKTEPGNDDWMKDINLDEILGNNS